A genomic window from Ursus arctos isolate Adak ecotype North America unplaced genomic scaffold, UrsArc2.0 scaffold_25, whole genome shotgun sequence includes:
- the BDKRB2 gene encoding B2 bradykinin receptor — protein sequence MFSNWKRSMFLSFHEDPVPITASFGTEMLNLTSQVLMPTLNGTAPSTCLYSDEWNWLNTIQAPFLWVLFVLAALENIFVLSIFCLHKSSCTVAEIYLGNLAAADLILACGLPFWAITIANNFDWLFGEVLCRVVNTMVYMNLYSSISFLMLVSIDRYLALVKTMSTGRMRGVRWAKLYSLVIWGCALLLSSPMLAFRTMKEYRDEGHNVTACVITYPSRTWEVFTNILLNFVGFLLPLTIITFCTVQIMQVLRNNEMQKFKEIQTERKATVLVLAVLLLFVICWLPFQISTVLDTLLRLDILSGCWDEYVIDVFTQIATYVAYSNSCLNPLVYVIVGKRFRKKSREVFQALCQKGGCMLEPSKMENSMGTLRTSISVERQIHKLPEWVGNSQ from the exons ATGTTCTCCAACTGGAAGAGATCAATGTTCCTGTCTTTTCATGAGGACCCTGTGCCCATCACAGCCTCTTTCGG CACGGAAATGCTCAACCTCACGTCGCAAGTCCTCATGCCCACGCTCAATGGGACCGCGCCCAGCACCTGCCTCTACTCCGACGAGTGGAACTGGCTCAACACCATCCAGGCCCCCTTCCTCTGGGTCCTGTTCGTGCTGGCGGCCCTCGAGAACATCTTCGTCCTCAGCATCTTCTGCCTGCACAAAAGCAGCTGCACGGTGGCCGAGATCTACCTGGGCAACCTGGCCGCGGCGGACCTCATCCTGGCCTGCGGGCTGCCCTTCTGGGCCATCACCATCGCCAACAACTTCGACTGGCTTTTCGGGGAGGTCCTCTGCCGTGTGGTGAACACCATGGTCTACATGAATCTCTACAGCAGCATCTCCTTCCTGATGCTGGTGAGCATCGACCGCTACCTGGCCCTGGTGAAGACCATGTCCACGGGCCGGATGCGCGGGGTGCGCTGGGCCAAGCTCTACAGCCTGGTGATCTGGGGCTGCGCGCTGCTCCTGAGTTCGCCCATGCTGGCCTTCCGGACCATGAAGGAGTACAGGGACGAGGGCCACAACGTCACTGCCTGCGTCATCACCTACCCGTCCCGCACCTGGGAAGTGTTCACCAACATCCTCCTCAACTTCGTGGGCTTCCTGTTGCCCCTGACCATCATCACCTTCTGCACTGTGCAGATCATGCAGGTGCTGCGTAACAATGAGATGCAGAAGTTCAAGGAGATCCAGACGGAGAGGAAGGCCACGGTGCTGGTCCTGGCCGTGCTGCTGCTCTTCGTCATCTGCTGGCTGCCCTTCCAGATCAGCACCGTCCTGGACACTCTGCTGCGCCTGGACATCCTGTCTGGCTGCTGGGATGAGTACGTGATCGACGTCTTCACGCAGATCGCCACCTACGTGGCCTACAGCAACAGCTGCCTCAACCCGCTGGTGTACGTGATTGTGGGCAAGCGCTTCCGCAAGAAGTCCCGGGaggtgttccaggcactgtgccagaaAGGGGGCTGCATGCTGGAGCCCAGCAAGATGGAGAACTCCATGGGCACGCTCCGGACCTCCATCTCCGTGGAGCGCCAGATCCACAAACTGCCAGAGTGGGTGGGGAACAGCCAGTGA